Part of the Streptomyces sp. f51 genome is shown below.
GCCGTCCGCGGCCTCGGACGACACCGTCCGTAGGCCGTTCGGTGACCCTCCGCGCACACGGGCCCCGCGCGTTCGTCCGTCAGCTCAGACGCGGCCGGGGAAGAAGATCTTCACCTCGCGCTCCGCGGACTCCTCGGAGTCGGAGGCGTGGATCAGGTTCTCGCGGACGATCACACCGAAGTCGCCGCGGATGGAACCGGGGGCGGCGGCGATCGGGTCGGTCGGTCCCGCCAGGGCGCGCACGCCCTCGATGACCCGCTCGCCCTCGACGATCAGGGCCACGACCGGGCCGGAGGCCATGAACGCCACCAGCGGCTCGTAGAAGGGCTTGCCCTTGTGCTCGCCGTAGTGCTGCTCCAGCGTGTCCTGGTCCAGCGTCCGCAGCTCGAGCGCGGTGATCTGCCAGCCGGCCTTGCGCTCGATACGGCTGATGATCTCGCCGGTCAGGCCGCGACGGACGGCGTCGGGCTTGAGAAGGACGAGGGTGCGCTGGCTCACGGGAAAGCTCCTTCAGGTCACACTTGTGCGGATGAACGAGGCTACAGGGCGTGTCCGGGTGGCCGTCGCACAGTGCCGGGTGCTACGGGAACACGCCTCCGTCCGCCGGTGACGCGCGCTCGGGCGCCCCACCGGACAGGCCCCTGTGGATGCGCCCCACCGGACGGGTCCTGCGGACGCGCCCCACCGGACAGGTCCCTGCGGACG
Proteins encoded:
- the ndk gene encoding nucleoside-diphosphate kinase — translated: MSQRTLVLLKPDAVRRGLTGEIISRIERKAGWQITALELRTLDQDTLEQHYGEHKGKPFYEPLVAFMASGPVVALIVEGERVIEGVRALAGPTDPIAAAPGSIRGDFGVIVRENLIHASDSEESAEREVKIFFPGRV